A window of the Linepithema humile isolate Giens D197 chromosome 4, Lhum_UNIL_v1.0, whole genome shotgun sequence genome harbors these coding sequences:
- the eIF1A gene encoding eukaryotic translation initiation factor 1A, X-chromosomal, which translates to MPKNKGKGGKNRRRGKNENETEKRELVFKEDGQEYAQVTKMLGNGRLEAMCFDGVKRLCHIRGKLRKKVWINQGDIILIGLRDYQDAKADVILKYTSDEARNLKTYGEFPETVRINDTVTFVEDGFDEDIEFGDEISDDDEDDVDNI; encoded by the exons AAG GAAAGGGAGGTAAAAACAGGAGGAGAGGAAAGAACGAGAACGAAACCGAGAAGAGAGAGTTGGTGTTCAAAGAAGATGGACAAG AATATGCTCAAGTTACAAAAATGCTGGGTAATGGTAGATTAGAAGCCATGTGCTTTGATGGGGTCAAACGGTTGTGCCACATCCGAGGAAAACTCCGAAAGAAAGTGTGGATAAATCAGGGagacattatattaattgggTTGCGAGATTATCAGGATGCTAAAGCAGACGTCATATTGAAGTACACATCTGATGAAGCACGTAACTTGAAAACTTATGGTGAATTCCCAGAAACTG TACGTATCAATGATACAGTCACCTTCGTCGAAGATGGATTTGATGAAGACATCGAGTTTGGTGATGAAATTAGTGATGATGATGAAGACGATGTTGACAAT ATCTGA